The DNA segment TCGCACGCTCTTTGGCGGTTAACGCACGCCATGCCGGCAACGCCTGATTAGCTGCTTCAATCGCCGTACGCGTTTCATTTGCCCCCATTTTGGGCACAGTGCCCAAAAGCTGAGCATTAGCGGGGTTTGTCACCTCGATAGTTTTGTTACTTTCTGCGTCACACCACTTTCCTTGGATAAAAGCCTGCTGGCGAAAAAGCGTTGAGTCATTAAGTTGCATAGCGAATTCCTTATTCATCAGTAAATTAGCTTTTGTTATTCGATGACGTTTATACGGTGGCCAAAGATGGCTTATCGTTAATTGCCGCAGTTAAAGTGCGGCCGTTATGGGTTTGCCCTGCCAGTAGCGCCTGAACTTTGCCTACAATATGCGTGCCAATCGGGATCGCCGAGGTTGCCGCCGGTGAAGGCGCGTTGCAGACATGAATACTGCGAGCGGTGGTCACAAACAGAAAATCATCAATCAATTTGCCATCGGGCGAAACGGCCTGAGCACGTACTCCGGCGGGATAGGGCTGAAGATCTTGTTTGGTCAAGCTTGGGCAATACTTTTGCACGCGTTTGAGATAGCCGCTTTTGCACAGAGAATTTTTCATCTCATCCAGACCGGATTTGAGATTTTGTCGCATCACGCTGCGAATACCGGAAGAACCAAATATCTCCAGCGTGTCGCTCAGTGAAATATCGCGTTTGCGGTAGCCTTCGCGCTTAAATGCCAGCACGGCGTTCGGCCCCACCGTCACGCTGCCATCGATCATGCGAGTCAGATGTACGCCGAGAAACGGCATCGCCGGATCGGGGATCGGATAAATGAGATGATTAACAATATGATTATGCTGCGGCGCTAAACGGAAATATTCGCCGCGGAACGGGCAAATAATAAAACCGGGATCAACACCTAGCATTTTCACCAAACGATCCGCCATCAGTCCTGAACAGGTGATCAGGTTAGAGCCTTCATAATCACCCGCCGTCGTCGTTACGATCACGCCCTGCGCATGTTCCCGCAGCGCGGTAACTTCTGCGTTATAGACGATCTCGCCCCCTGCGGCGCGGAAACGATCTGACATTGCCTGTGTGACTTCGGTGTAGCTGACGATCCCGCTGGAGGGAACCAAAATACCGCCCAGCCCGACGATGTTGGGCTCGCGTTCATGAAGTTCCTCCGCGCTCAACCAATAACGCTCTAAGCCGTTGGCTTCAGTGCGATCCCATAGCGCGCGCATACGCTGCATTTCTAGCTCGGACGTTGCCACCAGCATTTTCCCGCAGGTGTCATAGCGAATGCCGTTTTCATCACAAAAGGCTTTGGTCGCCCGATTACCTTCCAAACAGAATTTGGCTTTTAAACTTCCGGGCGTGTA comes from the Hafnia alvei genome and includes:
- the lhgO gene encoding L-2-hydroxyglutarate oxidase, which codes for MYDFVIVGGGIIGMSTAMQLIGVYPDARIALLEKEGGPACHQTGHNSGVIHAGVYYTPGSLKAKFCLEGNRATKAFCDENGIRYDTCGKMLVATSELEMQRMRALWDRTEANGLERYWLSAEELHEREPNIVGLGGILVPSSGIVSYTEVTQAMSDRFRAAGGEIVYNAEVTALREHAQGVIVTTTAGDYEGSNLITCSGLMADRLVKMLGVDPGFIICPFRGEYFRLAPQHNHIVNHLIYPIPDPAMPFLGVHLTRMIDGSVTVGPNAVLAFKREGYRKRDISLSDTLEIFGSSGIRSVMRQNLKSGLDEMKNSLCKSGYLKRVQKYCPSLTKQDLQPYPAGVRAQAVSPDGKLIDDFLFVTTARSIHVCNAPSPAATSAIPIGTHIVGKVQALLAGQTHNGRTLTAAINDKPSLATV